One Calditrichia bacterium DNA window includes the following coding sequences:
- a CDS encoding flippase, producing the protein MSANKTIARNTLVLNAGHVIAKLINLALILIMTQMLGDDGYGFYNFGFSFVMLFMIFTQFGMSTYLVRHISQNKSTAEKVFGTTFPLVIVFSVITLLLVNGIAGLTNWTDFERSIIFLFSFFLFFDGISRFSYAIFRSFERMEFEALTYISERFLMLIAALILWQTGASLLPLIAVFAAVECLKALLALGFIHRTFFRIRLKWDRELARFILKESWPFAMITAFGAIMVNIDSVMLKIFHTADIVGIYAAGRRLIESLTFLPETFVVALFPAFSALFVQNRNLFQQNMQRAFQYMLAIAVPIGVVLFMLADEIVVFLFADEFAGSAVALQWLAIWLSLLFLKQVLVVSLNATGHQRLVSALIGLAMLLNVMLNYLLIPQFVIIGACVATIAAESVTVVGALIMLKKHFQLDIFSVTNAKILLAGALLWVIVYYLQNVPVVVAGILSIAGYVLLIYFLQIVDKKELDFLKNMSKRQK; encoded by the coding sequence ATGAGCGCAAATAAAACCATTGCCAGAAATACGCTGGTGTTGAACGCCGGACACGTCATCGCCAAATTAATCAACCTCGCGCTGATTTTGATTATGACCCAAATGTTGGGCGACGACGGCTACGGTTTTTACAATTTTGGCTTCTCGTTTGTGATGTTGTTTATGATTTTCACCCAGTTTGGTATGAGCACTTATCTCGTCCGGCACATCTCGCAAAACAAATCAACCGCAGAAAAAGTGTTTGGCACAACCTTTCCGTTAGTGATTGTTTTTTCAGTAATTACGCTGTTGCTGGTCAACGGGATCGCAGGGCTCACCAACTGGACAGATTTTGAACGCAGCATCATTTTCCTGTTCAGCTTTTTTCTGTTTTTCGATGGCATCAGCCGATTCAGCTATGCCATTTTTCGTTCGTTTGAGCGGATGGAATTTGAGGCGCTCACCTACATTTCCGAACGATTCCTGATGCTGATCGCCGCGCTGATTCTCTGGCAAACCGGCGCTTCGCTGCTGCCGCTGATCGCCGTTTTTGCCGCCGTTGAATGCCTGAAAGCGTTGCTGGCGCTGGGATTTATCCACCGAACATTTTTTCGCATCCGGCTGAAATGGGATCGCGAACTGGCGCGATTCATCCTGAAAGAATCGTGGCCGTTTGCGATGATCACCGCGTTTGGCGCAATTATGGTGAATATCGATTCCGTGATGCTGAAAATTTTCCACACCGCCGATATTGTTGGTATTTACGCTGCCGGACGACGGTTGATCGAAAGCCTCACCTTTTTGCCGGAGACATTTGTGGTGGCGCTGTTTCCGGCGTTTTCTGCGCTGTTTGTGCAAAACCGCAACCTGTTTCAGCAAAACATGCAGCGAGCGTTTCAATATATGCTGGCGATTGCCGTGCCCATCGGCGTAGTGTTGTTTATGCTGGCGGATGAAATTGTCGTATTTTTGTTTGCGGATGAATTTGCCGGTTCCGCCGTTGCGCTGCAATGGCTGGCGATCTGGCTTTCGCTGCTGTTTTTGAAACAGGTATTGGTGGTTTCGCTGAACGCGACCGGGCACCAGCGACTGGTTTCCGCGCTAATCGGTCTGGCAATGCTGCTCAATGTGATGCTCAATTATCTGCTGATTCCGCAATTCGTCATCATTGGTGCATGTGTGGCAACCATCGCCGCGGAAAGTGTTACGGTTGTCGGTGCGCTAATCATGTTAAAAAAGCATTTCCAACTCGATATTTTTAGTGTCACCAATGCCAAAATTTTACTGGCAGGCGCATTGCTTTGGGTGATTGTTTATTATTTGCAAAATGTGCCGGTTGTCGTGGCCGGCATTTTGTCAATTGCCGGGTATGTATTGCTAATATATTTTTTACAAATTGTTGATAAAAAAGAACTTGACTTCCTTAAAAATATGTCAAAGCGACAAAAATAG
- a CDS encoding SpoIIE family protein phosphatase, whose protein sequence is MSNEYLAPQDAGKLQQENLRLRRAVDELTVLNEIATTINSTMNLDSIIGLMVKKCVKHLNVEQAAVSLLDAGNDENSTPLQTMVRQADTSNPVLPYRLDAQLTGWVLKNSKPLLVNNLANDERFGRLASADAQQFRSLLSVPLMSRGEIRGVISVFNKKSGDFTAEDQRLLSIIAAQSTQVIDNARLLEEQQALIRVREEMRLARDIQIKLLPQSAPAFPGFDIAGKAIPAKEVGGDCFDFIPLDNDRLLFSIGDITGKGLPAAMLMANTQATIRSLALGFPEPAECIRLANRLVHASTDSGKFVTMFLGVLDKRQKTLTYCNAGHDAPFLQRADGTVVQLQTGGIVLGFLGNFVFQQEAIELTFGDKLVITTDGITEAMNAKEEEFGEDQLVDLLAKNYALGSQQTIETVFSAVNTHANGTPQSDDMTMIVIRMM, encoded by the coding sequence ATGAGCAATGAATATTTGGCACCACAAGATGCCGGAAAACTGCAGCAGGAAAACCTGCGATTGCGTCGCGCGGTAGATGAGTTGACCGTGCTGAATGAAATTGCTACCACCATAAACTCAACCATGAATCTGGACAGCATCATTGGATTGATGGTCAAAAAATGTGTAAAACATTTAAATGTGGAACAGGCGGCTGTTTCGCTGCTGGATGCGGGAAATGACGAAAACTCCACCCCGCTGCAAACAATGGTCCGGCAGGCAGATACCTCCAACCCGGTGCTCCCTTACCGGCTGGATGCGCAATTGACCGGTTGGGTGCTCAAAAACAGCAAACCGCTGTTGGTGAACAATTTGGCAAATGATGAACGGTTTGGCCGGCTGGCATCGGCGGATGCGCAGCAGTTTCGCTCGCTGCTTTCTGTGCCGTTGATGTCTCGCGGGGAAATTCGCGGAGTGATTTCGGTGTTCAACAAAAAATCCGGCGATTTTACCGCGGAAGACCAACGGTTGCTGTCGATTATCGCGGCGCAATCGACGCAGGTGATCGACAACGCACGACTGCTGGAAGAACAGCAGGCGCTCATTCGCGTTCGCGAAGAAATGCGGCTGGCGCGAGACATCCAGATCAAGCTGTTGCCGCAATCCGCGCCGGCGTTTCCCGGTTTCGATATCGCCGGAAAAGCCATTCCCGCAAAAGAAGTCGGCGGCGATTGTTTCGATTTTATCCCGCTGGATAACGACCGGCTGCTGTTCTCGATTGGCGACATCACCGGAAAAGGTTTGCCCGCAGCCATGCTGATGGCAAATACCCAGGCGACCATTCGCAGCCTGGCGCTGGGATTTCCCGAACCGGCGGAGTGCATCCGGCTGGCAAACCGGTTGGTGCACGCCAGCACCGATTCCGGCAAATTTGTGACGATGTTTTTGGGCGTGCTCGACAAACGTCAAAAAACGCTTACCTACTGCAACGCCGGTCATGATGCGCCATTTTTGCAACGCGCGGACGGCACGGTTGTGCAATTGCAAACCGGCGGTATTGTGTTGGGATTTTTAGGAAATTTCGTGTTTCAGCAGGAGGCGATTGAGCTGACCTTTGGCGATAAACTGGTGATTACCACCGACGGCATTACCGAGGCGATGAACGCCAAAGAGGAGGAATTCGGCGAGGATCAACTGGTGGATTTGCTGGCAAAAAATTACGCACTGGGCTCGCAGCAAACTATCGAAACCGTTTTTTCTGCCGTGAACACACACGCCAACGGCACGCCGCAGTCGGATGATATGACCATGATTGTGATCCGGATGATGTAG
- the dnaN gene encoding DNA polymerase III subunit beta, producing the protein MKFSIQRDEIYEAIQKVANVIPQRSTIAITQNILFIAEDGQLQLIATDLEITIASNVRAEIEEEGRIALPGRLIHDIVRELPNVELTFESGANNRLKLRSSFGEYKVGGENPDEFPKRPQLEAIKEIVLPNDVLKRLVEKTIFACSSDELRPALTGVFFEIGDKQIRTVATDGHRLGMLTYEDTALPEDAINAIISTRALNFVLRSLEGQGLTALTLGGRHARFHMENTQLYARLIEENYVDYNRVIPSESNFSLTLNAADFLASVKRVSLFSNPITAKVVLNINPDHIQVQAEDMDCGGEATEEIPCEFTGESFSIGFNSRYLQNVLRHVDAEEVVLRLLRPDYAVLLAPGTSPENETQLMLLMPIRLD; encoded by the coding sequence ATGAAATTCAGCATTCAAAGAGATGAAATTTACGAGGCTATTCAAAAGGTTGCCAACGTAATCCCCCAGCGTTCGACGATCGCGATTACGCAAAATATTTTGTTCATCGCAGAAGACGGTCAACTGCAATTGATCGCTACGGATCTCGAAATTACCATTGCATCCAACGTTCGTGCGGAAATAGAAGAAGAAGGTCGTATCGCCCTTCCGGGACGATTGATTCACGACATCGTCCGGGAATTGCCCAATGTGGAACTAACATTTGAATCCGGCGCCAACAACCGGTTGAAATTGCGCTCCAGTTTTGGCGAATACAAAGTGGGCGGCGAAAATCCCGATGAATTTCCCAAACGCCCGCAACTGGAAGCGATTAAAGAAATTGTGCTCCCCAACGATGTGCTGAAGCGATTGGTGGAAAAAACCATTTTCGCCTGCTCGTCAGACGAACTGCGCCCGGCGCTCACCGGCGTTTTCTTCGAAATCGGCGATAAGCAGATCCGCACCGTGGCAACGGACGGTCACCGCTTGGGTATGCTCACATACGAAGACACGGCGCTGCCGGAAGATGCCATCAACGCGATCATTTCCACCCGCGCGCTCAATTTTGTGCTGCGCAGTCTGGAAGGTCAGGGGCTTACCGCCCTCACGCTTGGCGGTCGCCATGCCCGTTTTCACATGGAAAATACCCAGCTGTATGCCCGGCTCATCGAAGAAAATTATGTGGATTACAATCGGGTTATCCCGAGCGAAAGCAATTTTTCATTGACACTTAACGCAGCGGATTTTTTGGCATCGGTAAAACGGGTGTCGCTGTTTTCCAATCCCATCACCGCGAAAGTGGTGCTGAACATTAATCCCGATCATATTCAGGTGCAGGCGGAAGATATGGATTGCGGCGGCGAAGCTACCGAAGAAATCCCCTGCGAATTTACCGGCGAGAGTTTTTCAATCGGCTTTAACAGCCGCTATTTGCAAAATGTGCTGCGCCACGTGGATGCAGAAGAAGTTGTGCTGCGGCTCCTCCGCCCCGATTACGCGGTGTTGCTGGCACCCGGCACTTCCCCGGAAAATGAAACGCAGCTCATGCTCCTCATGCCGATTCGGTTGGACTAA
- a CDS encoding glycosyltransferase family 4 protein, whose product MTEMKNSAVLSPKILMVSYTSFMQKFYQTLPQEIARQSGATVKMLVPPFWKELWSGQKVHLETRDDALFATQIGDIVGAGNLHFAMFRNTLASLLKSFQPDVIDLEDEPFNLGSFQMAFFRNRYAPDAKLVLHASQHQFKNYPPPFRWTEKYALNHADAVLCRNQDAVDVLCKKSYSGTLEIVTHGVDTAAFQPRELPELRREISPDGKPIVGFVGAMAEHKGLKYLVEAMADLPATLLLIGGGEEKSRLQEQAAALNVNAVFLPPAKHDAVARYMSAMDMFVLPSLTRPNWVEKFGRVIIEAMASGTPVIGSSSGEIPNVIGDAGLVFTEADAADLRKKIRQLLENPEQRRAFREKGLQRVHKKYSWQAVAAQTLAIYERLL is encoded by the coding sequence ATGACCGAAATGAAAAACAGTGCTGTGTTGTCTCCAAAAATATTGATGGTTTCCTACACCTCTTTTATGCAAAAATTTTACCAGACACTGCCGCAGGAGATCGCCCGGCAAAGCGGCGCAACCGTGAAAATGCTGGTGCCGCCATTCTGGAAAGAGCTGTGGAGCGGGCAAAAAGTGCATCTCGAAACCCGCGATGATGCGCTGTTTGCCACGCAAATCGGCGACATCGTTGGTGCAGGAAACCTGCATTTTGCGATGTTTCGAAATACGCTGGCGTCACTGCTCAAATCATTCCAGCCGGATGTGATCGATCTGGAAGATGAGCCGTTCAACCTCGGTTCGTTCCAGATGGCGTTTTTCCGCAATCGCTATGCGCCGGACGCAAAACTAGTGCTGCACGCCTCGCAACACCAGTTCAAAAATTACCCACCGCCGTTTCGCTGGACGGAAAAATATGCCCTCAACCATGCGGATGCGGTGCTCTGTCGCAATCAGGATGCGGTGGATGTGTTGTGCAAAAAAAGCTATTCCGGCACGCTGGAAATTGTCACCCACGGCGTGGACACCGCCGCGTTTCAACCGCGCGAGTTGCCGGAATTGCGCCGGGAAATTTCGCCGGACGGCAAACCGATTGTCGGGTTTGTCGGGGCGATGGCGGAACACAAAGGGCTGAAATATCTTGTGGAAGCGATGGCCGATTTGCCCGCAACGCTGCTGCTCATCGGCGGCGGTGAGGAAAAATCGCGATTGCAGGAACAGGCTGCGGCGCTGAACGTGAACGCCGTTTTTCTGCCGCCGGCGAAACACGACGCCGTTGCCCGATATATGAGCGCGATGGATATGTTTGTGCTGCCCTCGCTCACACGACCCAATTGGGTGGAAAAATTCGGGCGGGTGATCATCGAAGCGATGGCCAGCGGCACGCCGGTGATCGGCTCGTCATCCGGGGAAATTCCCAACGTCATCGGCGATGCCGGATTGGTATTCACCGAAGCCGATGCGGCGGATTTGCGAAAAAAAATCCGCCAATTGCTGGAAAACCCGGAACAACGCCGCGCGTTTCGCGAAAAAGGATTGCAGCGTGTGCACAAAAAATATTCCTGGCAGGCAGTTGCCGCGCAAACGTTGGCTATTTACGAGCGGTTGCTGTAG
- a CDS encoding DMT family transporter — MQNDSDGQKINTYLGLLLAVLAVAFAAIFVRWCGDTPSMIIAFYRMFWATGIFALLQWRQKNPVKPLPARSRWQIFFAGLMLALHFVTWIGSLKFTTVAHALIIGSTGPVFALIFAPFLLKEHSDSRAVFAVALATAGVLVIALQDWNSGSNTGIYGQFFGDMLALSSAVFVTLYFLTGRKMRNDIPLVPYLLRVYGSAAFVLLVFSVSAGYPLFDHPAEAHFFMLMLAIVPTGVGHSMFNWAARRIEVYKVNLAGLGEPLLASILAFFLFNEIPQTWFYAGALLIFVGIVIALWERKKG, encoded by the coding sequence GTGCAAAACGATAGCGACGGGCAGAAAATCAACACATATCTCGGGCTGTTGCTGGCGGTGCTGGCGGTGGCGTTCGCTGCGATTTTTGTGCGTTGGTGCGGCGATACGCCGTCGATGATCATCGCGTTTTACCGGATGTTTTGGGCAACCGGCATTTTTGCGCTGCTCCAGTGGCGACAGAAAAATCCGGTGAAACCGCTGCCCGCCCGCTCACGATGGCAAATTTTTTTCGCGGGGCTGATGCTGGCGCTGCACTTTGTCACCTGGATTGGCTCGCTGAAATTTACCACTGTTGCGCATGCGCTGATCATCGGCTCCACCGGACCGGTTTTCGCGCTGATTTTCGCACCGTTTCTGCTGAAAGAGCACAGCGATTCCCGGGCGGTTTTCGCGGTTGCACTGGCAACTGCCGGTGTGTTGGTGATCGCGTTGCAAGATTGGAACAGCGGCAGCAATACGGGCATTTACGGGCAATTTTTTGGCGATATGCTCGCGCTGTCCAGCGCTGTTTTTGTAACGCTCTATTTTTTAACCGGGCGCAAAATGCGCAACGATATTCCGTTGGTGCCGTATCTGCTGCGGGTGTATGGCAGCGCGGCGTTTGTGTTGCTGGTGTTCAGTGTTTCAGCGGGATATCCCTTATTTGATCATCCGGCGGAAGCCCATTTTTTTATGCTGATGCTGGCAATCGTTCCCACCGGTGTCGGGCATTCGATGTTCAATTGGGCAGCACGGCGCATCGAGGTGTATAAAGTGAATCTGGCTGGTCTGGGTGAACCGCTGCTGGCGTCGATTTTGGCATTTTTCTTATTCAACGAAATCCCGCAGACGTGGTTTTACGCCGGTGCACTGCTGATTTTTGTTGGCATCGTGATCGCGTTGTGGGAGCGAAAAAAAGGATAA
- a CDS encoding endonuclease/exonuclease/phosphatase family protein: MSFKILSWNVEAFKGSSERLPRVVDHIKTDEPDVIGLFEVENMDIIDLVDNYFPGYNFHLTQGSQNKEILVGYRKDKFETVIFTQKREFKVYNPFLRPGALLTVKYLGKLYNILFLHTDSGTEAADFGNRQEMFDKIWRLKKTLNRVGKSENAPFIVLGDLNTMGLNFPTRRKSDQRVSAIDEIVTLDSVGSKTGMTVLPKNEPETFNNLRLQSNLDHVVASTSIAFAEIGKDVANNPQFVSVRGWNQLSGNERKDFIDHISDHSSLTVTVLE, translated from the coding sequence ATGAGCTTTAAAATATTGTCGTGGAATGTGGAAGCGTTTAAAGGCAGCAGCGAACGGTTGCCGCGCGTGGTGGATCACATCAAAACGGACGAGCCGGACGTGATCGGGTTGTTCGAAGTGGAAAATATGGACATTATCGATTTGGTGGACAATTATTTCCCCGGCTACAATTTCCATTTGACGCAGGGCAGCCAAAACAAAGAGATTCTGGTCGGTTATCGGAAGGATAAATTCGAAACGGTCATTTTCACCCAAAAACGCGAATTTAAGGTGTACAATCCGTTTCTGCGCCCCGGCGCATTGCTGACAGTAAAATATTTGGGAAAGCTGTATAACATCCTGTTTTTACACACAGATAGCGGCACAGAAGCAGCGGATTTCGGGAACCGGCAGGAGATGTTTGATAAAATCTGGCGGCTGAAAAAAACGCTCAATCGAGTTGGAAAATCAGAGAATGCGCCGTTCATCGTTCTCGGCGATTTGAACACGATGGGATTGAATTTTCCGACGCGCCGGAAATCGGATCAACGCGTTTCGGCAATCGATGAAATTGTTACGCTGGACAGCGTCGGCAGCAAAACCGGAATGACGGTGTTGCCCAAAAACGAGCCGGAAACGTTCAATAATTTGCGGCTGCAATCCAATCTGGATCACGTGGTGGCATCGACGAGTATTGCGTTTGCAGAGATTGGCAAAGATGTGGCGAATAATCCGCAGTTCGTATCGGTGCGCGGGTGGAACCAGCTTTCCGGCAACGAACGGAAGGATTTTATCGATCATATTTCCGATCACAGCTCGCTGACAGTGACGGTGTTGGAGTGA
- a CDS encoding UvrD-helicase domain-containing protein, whose protein sequence is MSTEADKSPQKPARPQLTENQQLALATDKNISVTAGAGSGKTTILVERYLRLILDEKQDVRKVLAITFTEKAAAEMKERVARMIRERLDSETDSQKRERLLELRERLSSAQISTIHAFCSRLLREYAVASGVDPDFSVPGDLQQNLLVQDAINDVFEALDKRTLDSDVSPEEWHELLRQLPPNELRRTLAMLLSQPYQSQQLQKKLAAESDEQMFEWLESQFFILLERHVGTAALLHDLLPIIREILSAKVERSRLKDGGKTAFQLFDEVLVNDASTASRLLLWQQLLTLSVLMTTNDATAYKRDLRPIGVKADLGEAFEPLKNLSQTIVPLAEFAKRFGENAPGDLDKLGLHNQRMVLKLYALANQIYRDRKEERGFLDFDDLQIYALQMLENHAAVRNDLRHRYSYIMVDEFQDTNDLQWDIISKMGIHDGQLDEKKFFVVGDPKQSIYGFRNADVRVFKSVKTQFAARNGSQNPADYTGNVVLQDSFRFLPGINNFTNFLFRQLIGTDLHNPFDVAYEPLATQRSAPDTAHIELAALNKKDLAARKLSQEDYIAQRICTLLNIPVQPENGETLPAPPPLHISKRVAGAEQPAPILPGDIAILIPRRTHLPELETTLRRYGVPFKTIGGVGFYRRQEIFDVYHLLRFLDNPADDLSLVALLRSPFAGISDAALFWLAQEKGKTWFGKLLNINDFGIYPEMDRQPLKRIQQQILRWQKRRDRLSLSRLVSEIFEESLYRATLAAEWNGEQMLANLDKLIEQIRDFEQSGFMALSDFIDSLRETLNLDPREGEAQIALEDESTVKIMTIHQSKGLEFPIVLLPYLSQQGKSNTAPYRFDAEWGLSAKWRNPLRNYEAGPPFLFNLIHERDKQKEFAEAKRLFYVAATRAKDQLYLTGTYENSDFAGETAFDWLARLFNLDATAGFAEQIPEFRIQPKEDVSLNVLTRIPNVQVAEVQRREILPALDAHSQTLDDVANGKLPQSELPVHLRKIDDSPKGVTFSATQLLTFNSDPDAYFLRYHRGFFESDYEFLTRFAEADALSLLKGKIVHKMLEDGLPADEGELLARLDDAFFQYEIFDEEERTDFRREIPALMLPFIASDTAQEIFGATAFHNELSLTMRIADDFFTGTLDRVYQNGSGEWEVIDYKTNNIKAAEVQKTGEKYGMQMKGYALLLAQVFPEQTAYRVRLYFLKPQRMFEQVFSPADVDAIKNEFAGIIAQIKQFQPFGDKLPADRDENEHRA, encoded by the coding sequence ATGTCCACGGAAGCGGACAAATCGCCACAAAAACCCGCCCGCCCGCAACTCACCGAAAATCAGCAACTGGCGTTGGCGACGGACAAAAATATCTCCGTCACCGCCGGCGCGGGATCGGGAAAAACCACCATTTTGGTGGAGCGCTATCTGCGCCTCATTCTGGACGAAAAACAGGATGTGCGCAAAGTGCTGGCGATTACCTTCACGGAAAAAGCGGCCGCAGAAATGAAAGAGCGCGTCGCCCGAATGATCCGCGAACGGCTCGATAGCGAAACAGACAGCCAGAAACGCGAACGGCTGCTGGAACTCCGCGAACGTCTCAGCTCCGCGCAAATTTCCACGATTCACGCATTTTGTTCCCGGCTGCTGCGCGAATACGCCGTGGCTTCCGGCGTTGACCCGGATTTTTCCGTTCCGGGCGATTTGCAGCAAAATTTGCTGGTGCAGGACGCCATCAACGATGTGTTCGAAGCGTTGGACAAACGCACCCTCGACAGCGACGTTTCGCCGGAAGAATGGCACGAACTGCTCCGCCAACTGCCGCCCAACGAGCTGCGGCGGACGCTGGCAATGCTGCTCAGCCAACCCTACCAATCCCAACAATTGCAAAAAAAACTGGCTGCCGAAAGCGACGAACAGATGTTCGAATGGCTGGAATCGCAGTTTTTCATACTGCTGGAGCGGCATGTCGGAACGGCAGCGCTGCTGCACGATCTGCTGCCGATCATCCGCGAAATTCTTTCGGCGAAAGTGGAGCGATCCCGGCTGAAAGACGGTGGCAAAACCGCATTTCAGTTATTTGACGAAGTGCTGGTGAACGACGCCAGCACCGCCAGCCGTTTGCTGCTCTGGCAGCAATTGCTCACGCTTTCCGTGCTGATGACCACCAACGACGCAACTGCCTACAAACGCGATTTGCGCCCCATCGGTGTAAAAGCCGATCTCGGCGAGGCGTTCGAACCGCTCAAAAACCTCAGCCAGACCATTGTGCCGTTGGCGGAATTTGCCAAACGATTCGGCGAAAACGCGCCCGGCGATCTCGACAAACTTGGTTTGCACAACCAGCGTATGGTGTTGAAATTATACGCATTGGCGAACCAGATTTACCGCGATCGCAAAGAGGAGCGCGGCTTTCTCGATTTTGACGATCTGCAAATTTACGCCCTGCAAATGCTGGAAAATCACGCTGCCGTTCGCAACGATTTGCGGCATCGTTACAGCTACATCATGGTGGACGAATTTCAGGACACCAACGATTTGCAGTGGGACATCATCAGCAAAATGGGCATTCACGACGGGCAACTGGACGAGAAAAAATTCTTCGTGGTGGGCGATCCGAAACAATCGATTTACGGCTTCCGCAACGCGGATGTTCGGGTGTTCAAATCCGTGAAAACCCAGTTTGCGGCGCGCAACGGCAGCCAAAATCCTGCCGATTACACCGGAAACGTGGTGCTACAGGACAGCTTCCGTTTTCTGCCGGGCATCAACAATTTCACCAATTTTCTGTTCCGGCAGCTCATCGGCACGGATTTGCACAACCCATTCGACGTGGCGTACGAGCCGCTGGCAACCCAGCGCAGCGCGCCGGACACCGCGCACATCGAGCTGGCTGCACTGAACAAAAAAGATCTGGCAGCGCGCAAACTGTCGCAGGAAGATTACATCGCGCAGCGCATTTGCACGTTGCTGAACATCCCTGTGCAGCCGGAAAACGGCGAAACCCTGCCTGCACCGCCACCGCTGCACATTTCCAAACGCGTTGCCGGTGCCGAACAACCCGCGCCCATTCTCCCCGGCGATATCGCCATTCTCATTCCCCGGCGCACCCATTTGCCGGAACTGGAAACCACGCTGCGACGATACGGCGTTCCGTTCAAAACCATCGGCGGGGTGGGATTTTACCGGCGGCAGGAAATTTTCGACGTGTATCATTTGCTGCGATTTCTGGATAATCCCGCGGACGACCTTTCGCTGGTGGCGTTGCTGCGCTCCCCGTTTGCGGGCATCTCCGATGCGGCGCTGTTTTGGCTGGCGCAGGAAAAGGGAAAAACCTGGTTTGGTAAACTGTTGAATATCAACGATTTCGGGATTTACCCGGAGATGGATCGCCAACCGCTGAAGCGCATCCAGCAGCAAATTTTGCGCTGGCAAAAACGCCGCGATCGCCTCTCGCTATCGCGATTGGTCAGCGAAATTTTTGAAGAAAGCCTGTATCGCGCGACGCTGGCGGCGGAGTGGAACGGCGAGCAAATGCTGGCGAATCTCGATAAATTGATCGAGCAAATCCGCGATTTCGAGCAAAGCGGATTTATGGCGCTCTCCGATTTCATCGATTCGCTGCGGGAAACGCTCAATCTCGATCCCCGCGAAGGCGAGGCGCAAATCGCGCTGGAAGACGAGAGCACCGTGAAAATCATGACCATCCACCAATCGAAGGGGCTGGAATTTCCCATCGTTTTGCTGCCGTATCTCAGTCAGCAGGGCAAAAGCAACACCGCGCCGTATCGATTTGACGCCGAGTGGGGACTCTCCGCAAAATGGCGCAATCCCCTCCGCAATTACGAAGCGGGGCCGCCGTTTTTGTTCAACCTGATTCACGAGCGCGACAAACAGAAGGAATTTGCCGAAGCGAAGCGCCTGTTTTACGTGGCGGCAACCCGCGCGAAAGACCAGTTGTATCTCACCGGGACGTATGAAAATTCGGATTTTGCCGGGGAAACCGCGTTCGACTGGCTGGCGCGATTGTTCAATCTGGACGCAACCGCAGGCTTCGCCGAACAAATCCCGGAATTCCGGATTCAGCCAAAAGAGGACGTTTCGCTGAACGTGCTCACCCGGATTCCCAACGTGCAGGTTGCCGAAGTTCAGCGCAGGGAAATTTTGCCCGCGCTCGATGCGCACAGCCAGACGCTGGACGATGTTGCCAACGGGAAATTGCCGCAATCCGAATTGCCGGTGCACCTCCGTAAAATTGACGATTCGCCGAAAGGCGTCACATTTTCCGCGACGCAGTTGCTCACCTTCAACAGCGATCCCGACGCGTATTTTTTGCGCTACCATCGCGGATTTTTTGAGAGCGATTACGAATTTCTCACCCGTTTCGCCGAAGCGGATGCGCTCAGTTTGCTGAAAGGGAAAATTGTCCACAAAATGCTGGAGGATGGCTTGCCCGCGGACGAGGGAGAATTGCTCGCCCGGCTGGACGATGCGTTTTTCCAATACGAAATTTTTGACGAAGAGGAGCGCACGGATTTCCGGCGGGAAATTCCCGCGCTGATGCTGCCGTTTATCGCCAGCGACACAGCGCAGGAAATTTTCGGCGCAACCGCGTTTCACAACGAACTGAGCCTGACCATGCGCATCGCCGATGATTTTTTCACCGGAACGCTGGATCGCGTGTATCAAAACGGCAGCGGCGAATGGGAAGTGATCGATTACAAAACCAACAATATCAAAGCTGCTGAAGTGCAAAAAACCGGTGAAAAATACGGCATGCAAATGAAGGGCTACGCCCTGCTGCTGGCGCAGGTTTTTCCGGAGCAAACGGCCTATCGGGTGCGGCTGTATTTTCTCAAACCGCAGCGGATGTTCGAGCAGGTGTTCTCACCCGCGGATGTTGATGCGATCAAAAACGAGTTTGCCGGAATTATCGCGCAAATCAAACAATTTCAACCCTTTGGCGACAAATTACCCGCCGACCGGGATGAAAATGAACACCGGGCTTAA